The genomic stretch CTTGACTTCAAATCACCTTCCATTGTCAATCCGTCTGGGACAGTAATATCTATACTACCCGTTGTCGTCTTAGCAAAAACGGTATGCGCTTTTTCATTGTTTATCTTACATTTGATACTGCCAGTAACACTTTGTAGGTCTACTCTTTCAAAGCTACCTCTAACATTAATACCACCATTAACTACTTCAGCCTCACAGTTCCGACTATAGCTATCGAACACGTCAACAGCTCCATTCGTGGTCTCAATTTCCATCTCATCGACATGCATGCGTTCTAATGTCACTGAACCGTTAGATGTCTTTGCTTTATAGTCTTTCACCTTAAACCCTGTACTAATAACTGGCCCATTGAATACTCGAATTCTGATCTGGCTATAATCTTTCTCAGGAATATAAATTTTTGTATGAACCTTCATTTGTTTTTTCTGAACAGCAAAACGCATTAGACTATTATCAGTGGAAAATAACACGTCTTGTAAAAATACTCTTCTTGCTTCTTCATTATTTTCGACTTTGTATACTTTCGCCTCACATTCAATTCGAACATCATTTTCATTCCACGGTATTAGCTCAACACTCCCGTTATACACATCTAAATCAACCTTATCAATGAATACGTTTGAATTTTGAAAGATATGATGCACGTCAACCGAAGGTCCAAAATTAAAGTCTAAATCTAAATTCTTCACCTTCTTTACTGCTGTATTCATGAAATCAATGAGTTTTTCTTTCGTTGAAGCTTGCTTTGTTTCATGACTGTACGGACGTTGTTGAGCATTTTCATAGTCAATATCTGTCGATAAGTCCGTAATTACTTCTTGCTCCGCTTTTCCCTTTTCCTTCTGATCATCTAGTGCTTCTAAAAGTGTTAACGCTTCATCAGGTGATAATTTACCTTCTTCAACCATTTTCAATATCCGTTTACGATCTTCAACCATTTAAAACACCCTCACTTTTCTCTTCGATTTTTTTAATTAAAGTTTTTTATTAAGCTAGTTTTTCAGTAGAGATTGGACCTATAACAATACTCCATTCACTCTATTTTACTTACAGTTTATTGAATCAGTACTTGGATGCCTCTAATAATATTCCAAATAACTACTCCTACATTTACAATGATAATGATGACTATTGGCCAAAATACTGTTGTAAAAGCTACACCTCCAGAAAATATATCTATAAATGCAATAATGATAGCAAGTATGATAGATACAAACGGTAATAGGTGTGAAACAAAAGCACTCTTCGCATGTGATTTAACTTCATTACTTTCAGTTACAAAATATGCAACAATCGGAAATAAAAATGGTGCAAAAAACACGCTGAAATAACTTAATGAAGACAATAATTTATTTATATCCACAATGACATCATCTCCTTTAGCCTATTATACGAATATGAGCCAGAAGAAGTTTCATGAATTTTCCTAAAACTATTTAAAAATTAATAAATGATGGTTAAATATTAAATTTTCTATTTGTTGTCCTTATTTTTATAGGAAAAAAGTTTGATTACAACACAACCAATGGGACATCTTGTCAATTTAGTGAAAAGCAATTAAAAATAAAATATTTTTTCCTTATGTGTTTTACAAAATGGTAAAATAAATAAGATAAAAATTTCGTGAATAGAGGGATTTTATCAAATTATGCCGAATTGTTTCGGTATGGATAAATATTATATGACAAAATCCGGATATTTTTTACATGTTTTCTATTAATTAGTACTAAGGAACTAAACAGCATGCACTATCTCACATATTTTACGAATTTTTTTCTGTACGCAAATTAGCAAGACAAAGAATTTTTTCGATACACCTAATTGGAAACGCATTCAATTATAACGAACAATAAATTACTCACGTACATGAGAATGATGCTTGATTTAGTTGGCTCACAATAATTTATAGGAGGAGAATTTATTTATGCGTTCTTTTTTTACTAAAATCTTTGATATGACAATAAGAATGAAGCTCATTTTACTCATGGTTTTTGTCACAATTACTGTTATCACACTAGCCATCAGCCCCATTGTAAGTATGAACAGCTATAAAGGTCACATTGAAGAGAAATACAATAATCGTTTAGCCGTTATTGAGGATTTACATTTCATACTTGGCAAAATTGATGAAGCCCATGGGATCGTTGTCGATTTTTCTAAATCGTATGATGAATCAATGGTTACAGATTTAGATAAATCGATGGAACTGATTGATAGTTTATTAAACCAATTCACGGAAAACCCGTTATTAGATTATTACAGCACGGAAGATTCACAACACCTAGATAGCATAATAAAAAATTACAGTCAATTTGAATCCAGTTTAAAATCTATAAGAGAGCAAATGCTTAATTTTGAATTAGAAACCTTTTTAATAGACTATGATTTAGAAAAAAATAGTTACCTTACATTAATGCAAGCATTTTCAACTCATGACAGAGCCTCCTTCCAATACCTTTTACAAACTGAAACAGAGTTAGAAAAGCTTGCTGAGAACATCATTTTCACAGTCATC from Bacillus sp. SM2101 encodes the following:
- a CDS encoding DUF4097 domain-containing protein, which gives rise to MVEDRKRILKMVEEGKLSPDEALTLLEALDDQKEKGKAEQEVITDLSTDIDYENAQQRPYSHETKQASTKEKLIDFMNTAVKKVKNLDLDFNFGPSVDVHHIFQNSNVFIDKVDLDVYNGSVELIPWNENDVRIECEAKVYKVENNEEARRVFLQDVLFSTDNSLMRFAVQKKQMKVHTKIYIPEKDYSQIRIRVFNGPVISTGFKVKDYKAKTSNGSVTLERMHVDEMEIETTNGAVDVFDSYSRNCEAEVVNGGINVRGSFERVDLQSVTGSIKCKINNEKAHTVFAKTTTGSIDITVPDGLTMEGDLKSSVGKVKCYVPNINIIEEKDEIVQKILRFTVNDKATEPLHLFADSKSGSVHVTTHSND
- a CDS encoding DUF4870 domain-containing protein: MDINKLLSSLSYFSVFFAPFLFPIVAYFVTESNEVKSHAKSAFVSHLLPFVSIILAIIIAFIDIFSGGVAFTTVFWPIVIIIIVNVGVVIWNIIRGIQVLIQ